A DNA window from Campylobacter anatolicus contains the following coding sequences:
- a CDS encoding divergent polysaccharide deacetylase family protein encodes MNDKKQTIKKRPKISKKNKSGRFGSKIYIGFSLLALLLVITLIVALNSVKNGNNITKTVSSNINKIENNTKNIDTKRQEKPRKEHERLKYPLKFDEDENLSKIFIDPELESKKQKQKASDKESINISKSQNLSEKKGETKLENLNIDKSKTIVSLPTPHLKVESVKMELNQTKDYNQTVHKIEKSIEETEKVARHKKEEKPQKQKALSPAKSNMQSEKFDGKPRLVIIIDDVATFEHAFMIRSTGLKLTPSIFPATKNHPDTPKIADLFEFFMIHLPMQAKSFDHPEIGTLNINDSFETILKRVQKVRADFPRARYINNHTGSKFTSDFKAMDKAYRAFIQEKFTFIDSKTIATSVVASVASKYSQPYIVRDVFLDDSATYAAVKKELANAVRIAKKRGYAIAIGHPKKSTIQAIKDAKNGILREVEVVYLKDIL; translated from the coding sequence TTGAACGATAAAAAACAGACTATAAAAAAGCGTCCAAAAATAAGCAAAAAAAACAAATCTGGACGCTTTGGCAGTAAAATTTATATCGGATTTTCACTACTTGCATTGTTGCTGGTTATCACATTGATTGTAGCTTTAAATAGCGTTAAAAATGGCAACAATATAACTAAAACAGTATCTAGTAATATTAATAAAATAGAAAATAATACAAAAAATATAGATACAAAAAGACAAGAGAAGCCTAGAAAAGAGCATGAAAGACTAAAATATCCTCTTAAATTTGATGAAGATGAAAATTTAAGTAAAATTTTTATAGATCCTGAGCTAGAGTCAAAAAAACAAAAGCAAAAAGCCAGTGATAAAGAGAGCATAAACATTTCAAAATCACAAAATTTAAGTGAAAAAAAGGGGGAAACAAAGCTAGAAAATTTAAATATAGATAAAAGCAAAACCATAGTATCGCTACCGACCCCACATCTTAAGGTAGAATCGGTTAAAATGGAGCTTAATCAGACTAAAGATTATAATCAAACAGTGCATAAAATAGAAAAATCAATAGAAGAAACAGAAAAGGTCGCTAGACATAAAAAAGAAGAAAAGCCACAAAAGCAAAAAGCACTATCTCCTGCTAAAAGCAATATGCAAAGTGAAAAATTTGATGGTAAACCGCGTCTTGTCATAATCATCGATGATGTGGCTACATTTGAACATGCTTTTATGATACGCTCAACTGGGCTTAAGCTCACTCCATCCATATTTCCAGCAACTAAAAACCACCCAGATACGCCTAAAATAGCTGATTTATTCGAGTTTTTTATGATACATCTACCAATGCAAGCAAAGAGCTTTGATCACCCTGAAATAGGTACTTTAAATATTAATGATAGCTTTGAGACTATATTAAAAAGGGTGCAAAAAGTAAGAGCAGACTTCCCGCGTGCAAGGTATATAAATAACCATACTGGCTCAAAATTTACAAGTGATTTTAAAGCTATGGATAAGGCGTATCGTGCTTTTATACAGGAGAAATTTACATTCATTGATAGTAAGACGATAGCGACAAGTGTCGTTGCAAGTGTCGCTAGTAAATACTCACAGCCATATATAGTTAGAGATGTGTTTTTAGACGATAGTGCAACATATGCAGCAGTAAAAAAAGAGTTGGCAAATGCTGTTAGAATAGCCAAAAAACGTGGTTATGCTATAGCGATAGGACACCCTAAAAAATCAACTATTCAGGCAATTAAAGACGCTAAAAATGGTATTTTAAGAGAAGTTGAAGTAGTTTATCTAAAAGATATTTTATGA
- the ilvC gene encoding ketol-acid reductoisomerase, whose protein sequence is MAVNIYYDKDCDISLIRGKKVAIIGFGSQGHAHAENLRDSGVDVVIGLAKCGKSWAKAEAKNFSVKSVCEATKGADVIMILTPDELQAEIYKNEIEPNLKDGAAIAFGHGFNVHFGQIKAPKNIDVIMIAPKAPGHTVRSEFVKGGGIPDLIAVEQDASGQAKQIALSYASAIGGGRTGIIETTFKDETETDLFGEQAVLCGGLCALVNAGFETLTEAGYEPEMAYFECLHELKLIVDLMYQGGMADMRYSISNTAEYGDYVSGVRVVGEESKKAMKEILKEIQNGKFAKDFILERKAGYVRMNAERGISERSLLNQTGKKLRAMMPWISAGKLVDQNKN, encoded by the coding sequence ATGGCTGTAAATATCTATTATGACAAGGATTGTGATATAAGCTTGATAAGAGGCAAAAAAGTCGCTATCATCGGTTTTGGTTCACAAGGACATGCACACGCAGAAAACTTACGTGATAGTGGCGTGGATGTAGTCATAGGACTTGCAAAATGTGGCAAGAGCTGGGCGAAAGCTGAAGCTAAAAATTTTAGCGTAAAGAGCGTTTGTGAGGCGACAAAGGGAGCTGATGTCATTATGATTTTGACGCCAGATGAACTTCAAGCTGAAATTTATAAAAATGAGATCGAGCCAAATTTAAAAGATGGTGCGGCGATTGCATTTGGACATGGATTTAACGTACATTTTGGCCAGATAAAAGCTCCTAAAAATATTGACGTAATAATGATAGCTCCAAAAGCACCCGGACATACCGTAAGGAGTGAGTTTGTAAAAGGTGGTGGCATACCTGATCTCATCGCTGTTGAGCAAGATGCAAGTGGACAAGCAAAACAGATAGCTCTAAGTTATGCAAGTGCGATAGGCGGTGGCAGAACTGGTATCATAGAGACTACTTTTAAAGACGAGACTGAAACGGATTTGTTTGGTGAGCAGGCTGTGCTTTGTGGTGGACTTTGTGCCCTTGTGAATGCTGGATTTGAGACACTCACAGAGGCCGGTTATGAACCTGAGATGGCATATTTTGAGTGCTTACACGAGCTAAAACTCATCGTTGATCTTATGTATCAAGGCGGCATGGCTGATATGCGTTACTCGATCTCAAATACTGCTGAATATGGCGATTATGTGAGTGGTGTAAGAGTTGTTGGTGAAGAGAGCAAAAAGGCAATGAAAGAGATCTTAAAAGAGATTCAAAATGGCAAATTTGCAAAAGACTTTATCCTTGAGCGTAAAGCTGGATATGTTAGAATGAATGCAGAACGAGGTATATCAGAACGCTCATTACTTAATCAAACAGGCAAAAAACTACGTGCAATGATGCCATGGATAAGTGCTGGAAAGCTCGTAGATCAAAACAAAAACTAG
- a CDS encoding HDOD domain-containing protein: MNDSIYKKIKTLPPLDDTIVEIQRLCANENSSINDLTKVVECDPMLIANILRSANSPLYGFSQEITTIARAISLFGMATIRGFAIASAIKRSFAINLDPYGITSQDFLNISTIQNALTYNWYSKIKPRNLEILSPASFMLEVGKIVLSHELIERGLDDEFKLRLKNIVYPSDLGLLESEFLEITNEEVTAKIFEQWNLENELINSILYSSDPEEAPEHIKEYAKALKVVKTSVNIFNQLDETSIQNTLPLLDEYGFGHDTFLMATAKVKDNL; encoded by the coding sequence ATGAATGATTCTATTTATAAAAAGATAAAAACTCTACCACCGCTTGATGACACGATCGTCGAGATACAGCGTCTATGTGCTAATGAAAACAGTTCTATCAATGACTTAACAAAGGTTGTAGAGTGTGATCCTATGCTTATAGCAAATATTTTACGTTCAGCAAATTCACCACTTTATGGTTTTAGCCAAGAGATCACAACTATCGCTCGTGCTATTTCACTTTTTGGCATGGCGACTATTCGTGGATTTGCAATAGCTAGTGCGATAAAAAGGAGCTTTGCTATAAATTTAGATCCATATGGCATCACATCACAAGACTTTTTAAATATTTCAACTATCCAAAATGCACTTACTTATAATTGGTATTCTAAAATCAAACCACGCAACCTTGAGATACTCTCACCAGCTTCATTTATGCTTGAAGTCGGAAAGATCGTCCTTTCACACGAGCTGATCGAACGTGGGCTTGATGATGAGTTTAAACTTCGTCTTAAAAATATCGTATATCCAAGCGATCTAGGGCTACTTGAGAGTGAATTTTTAGAGATTACAAACGAAGAGGTAACGGCTAAAATTTTTGAACAGTGGAATTTAGAGAATGAGCTGATAAACTCTATCCTTTACTCAAGTGATCCAGAAGAGGCTCCCGAGCATATCAAAGAGTATGCAAAAGCTCTAAAAGTTGTAAAAACATCTGTAAATATTTTTAACCAACTAGATGAAACAAGCATACAAAATACTCTACCATTGCTAGATGAATACGGCTTTGGGCACGATACATTCTTAATGGCTACCGCAAAGGTCAAAGACAATCTGTGA
- a CDS encoding ribonuclease R family protein → MKEFLTALLSGISEKEVSARNKEVLRNLLNLNAVSKYKNKFYLNDGFVCGKLDISSNGTGFLIPFDKRFKQDILIENKNLNNSHYGDIVLVKLLRTRKKRDSGKVIMSLKLASETSVVYTKSFGAAILGVNLKTGLNLSLKASQKSLKALPQGTLLKINNVNNEIVKVLGNINDPFSDDKISLAMYNKNDKFSEICENEAAAWGDEVDPAMYPNRIDLQHLNFCTIDPIDAKDFDDAIYFDKGKNTIYVAIADVSEYVPPYSAIDSEAKTRGFSIYFPHIAVPMLPRALSENICSLKPNVPRLAFCFKISLDENGEVINEELFEAIILSKHRFNYDEIDKILNSPMPCKIEWLKPLFELTSKLRKKRLIKAFDFHTQELRMSLDDDGKVYATRFESDSDSHRLVEDCMLLANKAAAKRIKRGIFRNHASPDLKKINNLLNDLATLGLEFAYESDLANLIRKIQAKAELIGNREEIDKLIIKAQKKAEYASENHGHFGLGFERYTHFTSPIRRYSDLILHRLLKADLANDDKFYNYLLLNIAETCANLSELEREADKVSFDFMDRKFARWANENIGNTYECYIIENQSTLVAKLDDKLKGARIFIIGYTCELLQRVIVRITEADIATAKIVGKVVAKLDKKSQNV, encoded by the coding sequence GTGAAGGAATTTCTCACAGCACTTCTTAGCGGCATAAGCGAAAAAGAAGTTTCTGCTAGAAACAAGGAAGTTTTACGAAATCTTTTAAATTTAAATGCCGTTAGCAAATACAAAAATAAATTTTATCTAAATGACGGCTTTGTCTGTGGTAAACTCGACATAAGCTCAAATGGTACTGGCTTTTTGATACCATTTGATAAGCGTTTTAAACAAGATATACTTATAGAAAATAAAAATTTAAATAACTCACACTACGGTGATATTGTGCTTGTAAAGCTTTTAAGGACTAGGAAAAAGCGTGATAGTGGCAAAGTCATAATGAGCCTAAAACTAGCCAGCGAAACGAGTGTAGTATACACCAAAAGCTTTGGTGCTGCCATACTTGGAGTAAATTTAAAAACTGGTTTAAACCTATCTTTAAAAGCATCGCAAAAGAGTCTAAAAGCCTTACCGCAGGGCACTTTATTAAAAATAAATAATGTAAATAACGAAATCGTTAAAGTTTTAGGGAATATAAACGACCCATTTAGCGATGATAAAATTTCACTTGCTATGTATAATAAAAATGATAAATTTAGTGAGATTTGTGAGAATGAGGCGGCTGCGTGGGGTGATGAAGTAGATCCTGCAATGTATCCAAACCGAATAGATCTACAACACCTTAACTTTTGCACAATAGACCCAATTGATGCTAAAGACTTTGATGATGCTATATATTTTGATAAAGGAAAAAATACAATTTATGTAGCTATAGCAGATGTTAGCGAATATGTGCCACCATACTCAGCCATTGACAGTGAGGCCAAAACTCGTGGCTTTTCTATCTATTTTCCACACATTGCCGTGCCTATGTTGCCACGAGCTTTGAGTGAAAATATCTGCTCGCTTAAACCAAACGTACCACGCCTAGCATTTTGCTTTAAAATTTCACTCGATGAAAATGGTGAAGTCATAAACGAAGAGCTTTTTGAAGCTATAATCCTATCAAAACACCGTTTTAACTACGATGAAATAGATAAAATTTTAAATAGCCCAATGCCTTGCAAGATAGAGTGGTTAAAACCACTATTTGAGCTAACTAGCAAACTGCGTAAAAAACGCCTTATCAAAGCCTTTGATTTTCATACGCAAGAGCTTAGAATGAGCTTAGATGATGATGGTAAGGTTTACGCAACACGCTTTGAGAGCGACTCAGACTCGCACCGCCTTGTTGAAGATTGTATGTTATTAGCCAACAAAGCCGCCGCAAAACGCATAAAACGTGGTATTTTTAGAAATCACGCATCACCTGATCTAAAAAAGATAAATAACCTTCTAAACGATCTAGCTACCCTTGGACTTGAATTTGCTTATGAGAGCGATCTGGCAAATTTAATTCGTAAAATTCAAGCAAAAGCTGAGCTTATCGGCAACAGAGAAGAGATAGACAAACTTATCATCAAAGCCCAGAAAAAGGCTGAGTACGCAAGTGAAAATCACGGACACTTTGGACTTGGATTTGAAAGATATACACACTTTACAAGCCCTATACGTCGATATTCAGATCTTATTTTGCACCGCCTTTTAAAAGCAGATTTAGCCAATGATGATAAATTTTATAATTACTTGCTTTTAAATATTGCTGAGACTTGTGCGAATTTAAGTGAGCTTGAAAGGGAAGCCGATAAGGTATCATTTGACTTTATGGATAGAAAATTTGCTAGATGGGCGAATGAAAACATTGGCAATACCTATGAGTGCTACATCATTGAAAATCAAAGTACACTTGTTGCAAAACTAGACGATAAGCTAAAGGGTGCTAGAATTTTTATCATAGGATACACATGTGAGCTTTTGCAGCGTGTAATAGTGCGTATAACCGAAGCTGATATAGCAACCGCAAAGATCGTCGGTAAAGTCGTAGCTAAGCTTGATAAAAAGAGTCAAAATGTATAG
- the holA gene encoding DNA polymerase III subunit delta, producing the protein MYRKELEGLLANNKVANFFLLFGADEYQIELFAKEILNLYNISDTNMLSLYFDEYDFAKAKAHISEPSLFGGKNLLHIKSDKKIVGKELKELVRACETSSENYFLFEFYESDMKIALETQKIFGINFARFFKPNSPDEAVMLLSRSAAKIGLNITKNALYELYFIHNENLYLAASELNKLASLNTHIDQDIVRRLVFGLGGVSFDDFFNKFISLKDIKNDFFAYEQDPSFNEILLINSFYKAFFRLFKLHSYIKINGRFDIKEAIGYAPPQNVAESLKSQSLSINLKVYRQIFMTLNLCELELKTNVKLDKSAFLLSNILNLQNLISTAKIK; encoded by the coding sequence ATGTATAGAAAAGAGCTTGAAGGACTACTTGCAAATAATAAAGTAGCAAATTTTTTCTTGCTATTTGGTGCAGATGAGTATCAGATAGAGCTTTTTGCAAAAGAGATTTTAAATTTATATAATATTAGCGATACAAATATGCTTAGCTTGTATTTTGATGAGTATGATTTTGCCAAAGCAAAAGCACATATCAGCGAGCCATCGCTATTTGGCGGTAAAAATTTATTACACATAAAAAGTGATAAAAAGATAGTTGGTAAGGAGCTAAAAGAGCTTGTAAGAGCTTGTGAAACAAGTAGCGAAAACTACTTTTTATTTGAATTTTACGAATCAGATATGAAAATAGCTCTTGAAACGCAAAAAATTTTTGGCATAAATTTTGCTCGTTTTTTTAAGCCAAATAGCCCAGATGAAGCGGTAATGTTACTCTCACGCTCGGCTGCTAAAATAGGACTAAATATCACAAAAAATGCTCTATATGAGCTATACTTTATACACAATGAAAATCTCTATCTTGCTGCAAGCGAGCTAAATAAACTAGCTAGTTTAAACACGCACATTGACCAAGATATAGTGAGGCGACTAGTTTTTGGGCTGGGTGGTGTTAGTTTTGATGATTTTTTTAATAAATTTATAAGTTTAAAAGATATAAAAAATGACTTTTTTGCCTATGAACAAGACCCAAGTTTTAACGAAATTTTACTTATAAATTCATTTTACAAAGCATTTTTCAGGCTATTTAAATTACACTCTTATATAAAGATAAACGGAAGATTTGATATCAAAGAAGCTATCGGCTACGCACCGCCACAAAATGTCGCAGAGAGTTTAAAATCACAGAGTTTGTCTATAAATTTAAAGGTTTATAGGCAAATTTTTATGACTCTAAATTTATGTGAGTTGGAGCTAAAAACAAACGTAAAACTAGACAAAAGTGCCTTTTTACTCTCAAATATCCTAAATCTGCAAAATCTAATATCAACAGCAAAAATTAAGTAA
- the rpsF gene encoding 30S ribosomal protein S6, translated as MRHYELLFILKPTLTEEEVKAKVDFVKEVITKNGGEIATIVEMGTRKLAYTIKKYERGTYFVIYYKAPPTLLAELTRNIRITEDIIRFLSVKYENKREIAAWERMCKGIKQTIKKETREPRAPREPRVEKTEEQTSTEE; from the coding sequence ATGAGACATTATGAGCTTTTATTCATCCTAAAGCCAACGCTGACCGAGGAAGAAGTTAAAGCAAAGGTTGATTTCGTAAAAGAGGTCATTACTAAAAACGGTGGCGAGATTGCCACTATTGTAGAGATGGGAACAAGGAAACTTGCTTATACCATCAAAAAATATGAGCGCGGAACATATTTTGTAATATATTATAAAGCACCGCCTACACTTTTAGCTGAGCTAACTAGAAATATCAGAATCACAGAAGACATCATAAGATTTTTAAGTGTGAAGTATGAAAATAAAAGAGAGATCGCAGCTTGGGAAAGAATGTGCAAAGGCATTAAACAAACTATCAAAAAAGAGACTCGTGAACCAAGAGCACCTCGTGAACCAAGAGTCGAAAAAACAGAAGAGCAAACCTCAACAGAGGAATAA
- a CDS encoding single-stranded DNA-binding protein produces the protein MFNKVVLIGNLTRDIELRYTTNGAAIGNSSIAVTRRFTTNGEKREETCFIDITFFGKQAEIANQYLSKGSKLLVEGRLKFDQWQDNNGQNRSKHTVSVENMEMLSSNSQQNQGGYTQNNQSGFSQQNSYQNQNNSGFNGQSGYNQNSYQNAPQKPQIQQYNKQAVQDDYSDVPDINVDADKYESDDSIPF, from the coding sequence ATGTTCAATAAAGTAGTTTTAATAGGAAATTTAACTCGCGACATTGAGCTACGATACACTACAAATGGTGCAGCTATTGGTAACTCTAGCATAGCAGTAACTCGTCGCTTTACAACAAATGGCGAAAAGCGTGAGGAAACTTGCTTTATTGATATTACATTTTTTGGTAAACAAGCTGAGATAGCTAATCAATATCTTTCAAAAGGCTCAAAGCTACTCGTAGAAGGTCGATTAAAATTTGATCAATGGCAAGACAACAACGGACAAAATCGTAGCAAACACACAGTAAGCGTCGAAAATATGGAGATGTTAAGCTCAAATTCTCAGCAAAATCAAGGTGGGTACACTCAAAATAATCAAAGTGGTTTTTCGCAACAAAATAGCTATCAAAACCAAAACAACTCAGGTTTTAATGGACAAAGTGGCTATAACCAAAACAGTTATCAAAATGCACCGCAAAAGCCACAGATACAGCAGTATAATAAACAAGCTGTTCAAGATGATTATAGTGATGTTCCAGATATTAATGTCGATGCTGATAAATACGAAAGCGACGACAGTATACCGTTTTAA
- the rpsR gene encoding 30S ribosomal protein S18, producing MAEKRKYSRKYCKFTEAKIDFIDYKDTSLLKYCLSERFKIMPRRLTGTSKKYQEMVEKAIKRARQAAIIPYIVDRDDVVTNPFEGL from the coding sequence ATGGCAGAGAAAAGAAAATATTCAAGAAAATATTGCAAATTTACAGAGGCAAAGATAGATTTTATTGACTACAAAGATACTTCACTTTTAAAGTATTGCTTATCAGAGAGATTTAAGATAATGCCACGCCGTCTAACAGGCACATCTAAAAAATACCAAGAAATGGTAGAAAAAGCGATAAAAAGAGCACGCCAAGCTGCTATAATACCTTATATAGTTGATAGAGATGATGTAGTAACAAACCCATTTGAAGGATTATAG